The following DNA comes from Schistocerca piceifrons isolate TAMUIC-IGC-003096 chromosome 3, iqSchPice1.1, whole genome shotgun sequence.
GTTAAGTTTGTAATTGACTTTTTAACAAGTGCTTCTTTAACGGACTATAATAGTAAGTTTATAAGGGTATTTTAGTTAAGAATGTTTTAAGTGTGGCCATCTTAATGTAATAACAGGTCTTAAGGAGTTTAAtgaagtggctatgtgaagtaattgataattgCTATGCTTAAGATTTCTATAAATGCCTTCCACATTGTTTTTTATCACTTTCTCTTAAGGGGCTGTTTTTTCGAGTACTGAGTAcattgggtttctaactgtatttgcaaagctttatctagtggctcgtccacaatttgtaattgtcaaattccttaaaagacGTAATGTCAGTAACTGCATTAATTCTAAATTGTGACttccatgattccatcccgctttcTCTTTTATGGTATCTAAGATATGATGGGTAAGTGTGGTACGAATGAGGGAAATACTTACCAAACGCTTGTTGTCCGACGATGAATGGAGTAATCAGAAAATTCTTTGTCATGCAAGTCCACAGACTAGGTTCTTCTGGTTTGATTTATATATgaaatgttgatgttcatctctaaGCCAGTTTTGTAAAGTCCTGCAAGACTACCGAGGGATCCACCTCCTGATATCTCTGTAGTTTTAATAAAACCTGACAGCTATTCACTAAGGCATAGTAATTTAGCCTTAACTTCGCATATTGCTTATAAATATGTCGGAAGATTAGATGTCTAAATTGTTTTAAAACGTCAGTGAAGAGTATCTCACTCAGCCATGgctagaaatgaaaggaaaataatcGGCGATAAATTATGATTAAAATGCGCCTTACATCTGAAACTTAACGCTCTCTTTATCTGCATTTGCAGTATGTTCTTGGTGATAATTATTATTGGAAGTACATAATGGAGCGATGTGTAGTAGAATTAAAACTAGACTTACACCTAATCCGTGAACTGTCCTAAATGGTTTTGGTGAAACATTTAAAACCTTCCTTTAAATATTTGGCAATTCAGAATGTTTGACATTCCGGTTCCGTCCCCTGTCCGGTGAAACCAGTCGATACTGACCAGCCACTAtccaaattattgaaaaattacgCACGTTGAGTGACAATGGAAAATGCCACTAAAACCATTCCTCAGCATCGTACAGATGAATTTACGACAAAATCCCTTGCATCCCTCACATCATCTTACAAATGAAAACGTGAATGAAGACGTGTTGAGTTCATTTATTGTAAGATATGAATGTCTTGTCAGGGAATTTGTGTGCAAGCAACCGAGGACACAGAACCGCACAACACCAAACGTGTAGTCCCACGTCGGCACAGCATTAAGATCCAACTCGGCAACGGTCAACGTTGAAGAAGAATTATTTCATATCGCAGGAAGCACTTGAAGTTTccagacgcgcgcgcgcgcgcacacacacacacacacacacacacacacacacacacacacacacacacttacagacACAAGAAAGAAAATAGTGACTTTCTTTCCTCGCAGTCAACTTCAGCTGTCTAGTATTCATTCTTATTTCCGCCACGATGTATACATACTCTCTCTTAATATTGCACCTAATATTAATTTCTACCATTAATCATTACTATTTTTGTTTCTTGCACTGAATCCGGACAACTGGTTACCACATAAAACAGTTATTGAGATATGTTAATTTGAATGAGGTTCTTATACCTATCTTCCAAGTACTTTTTCATTTTCTCGCTATACTGATGGgttcatttttatgtgaaaattcttccacgtttgctctctttttctcAGAAACAATAAAGGGATATTTTGTtacgtatttttttctgtttcaaggtTTTCTTCAGTTACGTTTACCTCTTCTCAGTCTATTTCAGTATCTTTGATCTACTAATTTttgatattaacagaatcttccgtcggttcttggtagaacaacattataataataaatgaaattgttctacaatattgtagaacaaaagcaaactggtgcttttcatttattattactaaTTTTTGCGCTTTAACTATTGTTGCTGAAGTGCTGGAAGATTCATTGTTTCCCCTTTCTTTTCATATGTCTAAAGAGATTGACCTCCTTCTCCGGACTGTGTCTGAGGGTTATAGAATTACTTGATAAATCCCAAAGCCCTTTATTgcgccggccagtatggccgagtggttctaggcgcttcagtctggaactgcgcgaccgctacggtcgcaggtttgagtccagcctcgggcacggatgtgtgtgatgtccttaggttagttacgtttaagtagttctaagttctaggggactgatgacctcaggtgctaggtcctatagcgctcagagccatttgaaccaaccctttattgcttttaatttgtaCTTGCTGTTTTCATCTACGGTGGGTCTCAGAATGTTTCGAAGGACTGTCCtctttttttacttcatttttctaTTTCTCCTGCTTTGATTGTGCCTATGGAATCAGCTAATTTGTACTATTATCACGCTCAAACAAAACCTTGTATTCAAGTACAACATATACCAAATtccaaaaaattaagaaaacacgaGTTGTTATATAAATTCAGTGTGTCTAAAGGACCAAGAAACCATTAAGTAAATAAATGTGATAATTTGTGCTGCGATTTTATGTATAGTCTACGCCTAATCTTTGTTAGGTCAAACTGAGATTCATTTCACACATTCCAGTACAATTCCAGCATTTGGTGCTTCCGTTTTTATATGCCCTCTCATTTGTAGACGAATTCTCAGATTAAAGCATGAATGCCCCTCATTTGCTTTATTATTCTACTGCGTATCACTATAGTTTTTGTGACAACTCTGAAGCCAGTTCTGACTACTTAATTGGGGCTGTTTCATTTCCACCTCTATCGAAGAGCAATATTAACGGCCAGTTACTGCATTTTAAATTCCAGAAATTATCATTACGCGCTTGTACTATTATAGAACGAAACCGGTCAGTAAAACATACTGAGTGCGATTTGTGGCTGTCTTGCAGTTCGATTTTTGTACATCAGCAGTTCCCACTGTCGATTCCAGTTTAGTCATGACTCTAAATATTGGAAGTAGTCTCTAGTATCACAGTTTGGTTACACTCTAATGTTTATCATACGATCATCAGATGTTTCACGAGCACAGCTCAATAAGGGCCACCTCTAGAGCTTACCACAGACCGCACTCCACTGTCCCGTCCATTCACCACTGTCACAGTGAAAAAACGAAGCGCCTGGTTTAAGTTACGTTTGAGATGTGGGCATCTCTGAAACGCAAATCTTTCTTCACCGTCATTCGTCGCCTCCAGCGTTACTTCCCACGCATTTTTTGCCGAGTCGCTCGTTGCGTACTCGGTTCTTTGTCCGGCCGTGTACATTACGGAACACAAACGAGGAATCGATCGAAACAGCTGAAACAAGCGCGGGCTCTGGatgcagcgcgcgcgcgcgcgcacacacacacacacacacacacacacacacacacacacatacagttatcaccgcggccggcgagagaaTAAaccgggcctgaagatggcgcgggAAATGGCCGCAACCCCTCAGTCGGCGAGGCCGGCGCTAAGTGAaacgccgcccccggcgccgccgtTCATCAGACGTAAACCGACCCATAAAGGCCCGCCTACTGCCTGACGTCTGTGCTGCGGAAACAGCTAAGCGGGCGGCGTCTGTCTCTGCCGACAAAGCGTGAGGGGTTCTCCCGCATAAGCGACTCCCGGACACCGCTCTGCAGTGTCTTTCGGATTCTGCTCGCAGTTGGCGACCTATCCAACGTTTATTGCCTTACGTATTTCGAGGCGCCGTGATAGGTTCCCGGAGGCGGAGTTTTCACACCATTCCAGAGGAAGTCTCCGTGTTTTTAAGACTGAACTGAGAGCAGTGCGGTTCCTGATGCCACATTGGGTGCAACATGTGtccggatttcgtccctggatgatgttcggtctgCCACTGTGACTCGGTCAGTGCATCGACCTTGACGTCGCGAACGTCCAGTACTTTGTCTACATGTGTGGAAATATTTCACAGATCACTGTTGAAAGCAACGATACACTACGGACGCACTGTGCCCAGCTTATGCAGCAGTCCGTCGATATGTCCATCCATCTTTTCAGAGGCCCACGATTCGAATCCATTCAGATTGGCTGATGGTGTTCGACAGCAGCACGTTCTCGAGGAATGGTCGTACCCTAGTTTCAATTTGCACTCACTATACACCTCTAGACTCAGCACAGTAGccacagtggcatcgtcaaatgttaaatgcaaaatcagcaccatcatcgtcaaatatatacaaataacagcagtcatgttgtcagtagcactactgttcaaagcaAGCTGCCGTACAGGACCCAcaggatgtttgtgttgtaagttcaccagatgtcgctactgtaggcaTACACAAGTCTTCAATGATTAATTGGACAGCATAAAATAAAGGGGGGATACAATGaggaaaatcttaaatggcctAATAAGGTATAAGGTATTACAGTAACAGAAAGCGAAGaaatagaacacgacaaaagttCAGAGGAAGAGTTAAGAGTGAAAAAGATGAAGACTTAAGAGACAGTAATTTACATATGCTCAAGTGCCCATATTCGAGATAATGACATCAGAAATAAACAGCTTTCATAGTGCACAGAATAACATAAAAACTATAAGACAAATAGCTGAAGAAGCTACAATGAAAGAAAACATCCTGCTGCGCATAGTCAGCGCCCTCTGATGGCGCTAACGCCAGAATTACGCACAGGCGAGAGGTGGATAGAGGAACGTGACCGCCAGAGGGCCCCTCCTACCCTGCGGCAagccgttgcaagaaaagaatggtAAAATTCCGTGCCAGTGCATGAACAACATTATCTAGTTAATGCAGTATATTATATGAAaagagaaggaacaagaaaataCTATAATTATGCGAACAACGtacgaaaacgaagtaaatatgtaagGCACTCTATACTATGTGAAACTATCAAGAAACTATATATAATAGAGGTGTTCAATGATCCAAGTAAACCATTGTTAAATAAGTAAAGTAGGCATTGGGTACAAAGAAGTTCTGCCAGGTAACtagttttgttgtttctttttcttttggttTGTAAGTTTCCAGCTCCTTTAACACATAAGAGTACGGCCTTTTTCCACTCTCTGGAGAATACGCATACAATTCTCAATGCTCTCTATAGAATGACCAGTCTCAGATAAGTGTTGTTTCAAAGCAGTTTTGTTCAGTGGCTCTGGGTGCTCTTTAAACCTTAAGTTGAACGAGCGGCCCgtttgaccgatataatatttgACACAGTTAGTACAGTGAatcctgtatactccagagccatcaaatttgtcATACTTCCCTTTCAGTTTGTTTGATTCGCAGTTTTAGGTGTTGTTAACCTGAAACCCACATCTGACATCAGACTTCTTAACCCTTTCCGAcctgattttttatttacttgtaaaaAAAGTCTGACATCATTTTTACATTCCAGTGAGTCTCCTGAcaatatttttctaaaaaaaaattttgtatgatCTCTACTTTTCTAGATATTTAATGTACACAAATGTGTTTATCAGGTCTCGAGCATCATGTCACACATTAGGGAGGTTAACGGTAGGGATCAATTATGCCACTCTTTATTTCACATTAAAACagaggaaacaataaaaataattccatATTACATTCTTGTTTAAACAACAACAATGGTCAACACTTGATTTTAAGGTTTAGTATGAAACTGCAAAAAACAATTTCTGTCCTTTTGGAGACACAAATGTACTTTACATTTTCTGCACTGAACTCTTGAACGCcctgtaaattttggaaatttgcagCGACTTGGACCTCCATCATGCAAAGTCAAATGGTCAACGGAATCAAACTGTATCTCTGTAGCTGGTCGTAATTCTCCTCTTTTTCTTTGTATGACTCTCATGTCTGAAGCCAGTCCGTCATCATACGAACGCCCCCTCTTCTTTCCAGTCACTTTCTTTTGGCACATTATCAATCCATCTTATACCCTGATACGAAAGGAAAGAAGGTTCATTTGCTTCTTCTTTGGGATAGACAAGTTGTCTGCATCTCGTCTGTATTCCAACCAACTTTGCACGATGGCAAATTCAACAATGTGAAAAGTCATACGCAAAGGCCATTTTCAAGATCTGATGAGAACTTTGTAGTAGCTTATCAATTGATCAAATAGCTCCACACCACTCATTGCATGATTATATCTTCTCACTATTTCAGGTCTTTCTACTTTCACATATTTATGGTGCTTTTTGTCCCATTGCAATACTTCATCCACAGAGCCTTTACCAACAAAATTTGAACACAATACAACTGGCCTATTGTCTAACCACTTACACATGGTAATGTCATCAGCACCCAGTGATTTCTTCACAGTAACCTCtggtttgtttcattattgttttatCATCTGAAAAAGGCAAGTTCTTTCCAAATCTGTTTTGTCGGACAGTACCTGCTGCATTGATGCCTTGAGATTTCAGAACCTGAAACAGATAATATGAAAAGAAGTTGTCAAAGTACAATTTATGACCTTTACCTTTAGAGAGTGGAACAGAAAATCCTAAAACAGCAggacctaatccaaattttttacaGCATGTGGTATTTAGTTCAGTTGTAGCACCTTGATACAAAAGGAAATCATGCACTATTCCACTCTTTCCACACAACATGAAGACTTTTATTCCCCATGAACTTCTTCCCCCTTGACATACTGCTTTGGAGAAAACTTCCCAGTGAAAGGAATAATTCCTTCGTCCACACAAACATTCTCTTCTATAGGAAGTTCACTGCAGCAATTTCGAATGGCTGTGTAAACTGGCCTGACTTTGTAAAGTTCATTTTCAGGTGGCTTCTCCAGATTGTTCACCAAGTGTAAGTTTGTTCGCAATTCTAAAAATCTGTATCGTGACATGTTTTCCCAAAACACATTTACCTTCAGGCTTGTATCCCAATACATTTGTAATCTGGGAAATTTCAAAGCGCCAGTCAGTATATGCAAACCAAATAGCGCCTCCAGTTCTTGAGTTGTCTGCTTGAATGAGGATTTGCCTTGTTGGAATGCATAAATATTAGTATGTGCTGTCATGCTAGTGAACAAATCATCTGGTATATATCTTTTGAAGTATTGTATTGGAGAACACAAGACAGATTCTTCAAATTTTGGAGCTTTGTATGTTTCTGCCACGGTACTTAGAGGCTTGAATTTCCATTTTATGGATTCTTCAGGTGTCACCATTATGTTGTCACACAGGTTATTCAATTCTCGGTTGTTTTCATTGCATAAGAAGTTCATTTCAGCATCCACCACGTCTCCGTCATCTTCAGATATGGTGTTTCTACACACATCATTCACTCCCACTTTATCTGCTCCAACACGTTTCACTATTTGTGGAGCTTGCCTTTCAATAAGTGGTACACTGTCATCCTCATCTCCACTCAAACTTACGTCAGAAACGTCACCATTTTCAATTATATCCATAATAAAGTCCCAATCTTTCTCCACAGATAGATATTCCTTATCCATATTTGTAAGTAAAAagccagaaatataaaataaaatcatgtgaACTGGTCAGTTATTCTCCTCCTTGCTGCTGATACTGAAATTACTGATAAAAATACCACACATAACTACCATTGCCATGCAAATACATCTGAGACAAATTTTAGGTTACGTTTCCTATTTTACACCATTAAGGACCTGTTGTACACAAATGTGTACTTCAAATTTACCTGATACAAAACACAAATATGAACTGAATGAAATTGCTGAAAATTCCACTGAAAGAAAGTCTAATGTTTACAAAAGATGGAAACCACACAAAAAAATCATTAACAAAACCCacaatgtgactattacagcaataAAGTCAACGAGTAATGGCTTCCCACAGAGAGACAACACCAGAGAGTATATTTTACTATGTAGTTCACTGACTGCTCACAAGAGAGCAGCAGCTGCTGGAGCATGGCTAAAATAAACCTACACAAATGTGCACCTGACATTTCTTGTCAGCGAATATTAGTGAAAAAACTTTATGTAcacaattttgaccaccaggtctgaaagggttaaattatttttctatttgcagggacATTTTGCTGTTAAACTTCATAGGAATGGTTTTCGTTCTATCTTCactggttctgtgtgtgtgtgtgtgtgtgtgtgtgtgtgtgtgtgtgtgtgtgtgtgtgtttttgtgtgtgtgtgtgtgtgtgtttttgtgtgtgtgtgtgtgtgtttttgtgtgtgtgtgtgtgtgtgtgtgtgtgtgtgtgtgtgtgtgtgtgtgtgtgtgtgtgtgtgtgtgtgtgtgtttgtttgtgtgtgtgtgtgtgtgtgtgtttgtttgtgtgtgtgtgtgtgtgtgtttgtttgtgtgtgtgtgtgtgtgtgtttgtgtgtgtgtgtttgtgtgtttgtgtgtgtgtgtatttttctgtgtgtgtgtatttttctgtgtgtgtgtatttttctgtgtgtgtgtatttttctgtgtgtgtgtatttttctgtgtgtgtgtatttttctgtgtgtgtgtatttttctgtgtgtgtgtatttttctgtgtgtgtgtatttttctgtgtgtgtgtatttttctgtgtgtgtgtatttttctgtgtgtgtgtatttttctgtgtgtgtgtatttttctgtgtgtgtgtatttttctgtgtgtgtgtatttttctgtgtgtgtgtatttttctgtgtgtgtgtatttttctgtgtgtgtgtatttttctgtgtgtgtgtatttttctgtgtgtgtgtatttttctgtgtgtgtgtatttttctgtgtgtgtgtatttttctgtgtgtgtgtatttttctgtgtgtgtgtatttttctgtgtgtgtgtatttttctgtgtgtgtgtatttttctgtgtgtgtgtatttttctgtgtgtgtgtatttttctgtgtgtgtgtatttttctgtgtgtgtgtatttttctgtgtgtgtgtatttttctgtgtgtgtgtatttttctgtgtgtgtgtatttttctgtgtgtgtgtatttttctgtgtgtgtgtatttttctgtgtgtgtgtattttgctgtgtgtgtgtattttgctgtgtgtgtgtattttgctgtgtgtgtgtattttgctgtgtgtgtgtattttgctgtgtgtgtgtatttttctgtgtgtgtgtatttttctgtgtgtgtgtatttttctgtgtgtgtgtatttttctgtgtgtgtgtatttttctgtgtgtgtgtatttttctgtgtgtgtgtatttttctgtgtgtgtgtatttttctgtgtgtgtgtatttttctgtgtgtgtgtatttttctgtgtgtgtgtatttttctgtgtgtgtgtatttttctgtgtgtgtgtatttttctgtgtgtgtgtatttttctgtgtgtgtgtatttttctgtgtgtgtgtattttgctgtgtgtgtgtatttttctgtgtgtgtgtatttttctgtgtgtgtgtatttttctgtgtgtgtgtatttttctgtgtgtgtgtttttttctgtgtgtgtgtgtttttctgtgtgtgtgtgtttttctgtgtgtgtgtgtttttgtgtgtgtgtttttgtgtgtgtgtttttgtgtgtgtgtttttgtgtgtgtgtttttgtgtgtgtgtttttgtgtgtgtgtttttgtgtgtgtgtttttgtgtgtgtgtttttgtgtgtgtgtgtgtgtgtttttgtgtgtgtgtgtgtgtgtttttgtgtgtgtgtgtgtgtgtttttgtgtgtgtgtgtgtttttgtgtgtgtgtgtgtgtgtgtgtgtgtgtgtgtgtgtgtgtgtgtgtgtgttttttgtgtgtgtgtgtgtgtgtgtgtgtgtgttttttgtgtgtgtgtgtgtgtgtgtgtgtgttttttgtgtgtgtgtgtgtgtgtgtgtgtttttttttgtgtgtgtgtgtgtgtgtgtgtgtgtgtgtgtgtgtttttttttgtgtgtgtgtgtgtgtgtgtgtgtgtgtgtgtgtttttttttgtgtgtgtgtgtgtgtgtgtgtgtgtgtgtttttttttgtgtgtgtgtgtgtgtgtgtgtgtgtgtttttttttgtgtgtgtgtgtgtgtgtgtgtgtgtttttttttgtgtgtgtgtgtgtgtgtgtgtgtttttttttgtgtgtgtgtgtgtgtgtgtgttttttttgtgtgtgtgtgtgtgtgtgtgtgtgtttttttttgtgtgtgtgtgtgtgtgtttttttttttgtgtgtgtgtgtgtgtgtgtgtgtgtgtgtgtgtgtgtgtgtttttttgtgtgtgtgtgtttttttgtgtgtgtgtgtttttgtgtgtgtgtgtgtgtgtgtgtgtgtgtgtgtgtgtgtgcctgctgtTTGTTATACGTTTCTTTAGCCTACTGGAGGGGCGCGTGACGTCATTTACAGAAAAACCGTTAGCTACCGCAATCTGCTTTAAGAAGCTGAGTTCTTTACGTATTCGCTTTCGTCCGAAGGTAGTCTAAGGGGCCGTTGAACCATGGAGGTGAAGAATACCTTTTTGTATCGGGGAGGATGCCATGAACTGGCATTGATGACACTATATGCACAAGTAGGTTGTCTAAAAATCGAAAACTTACATTTGTTGTTAACTTTCCTAATAGTAATGTTAACGTTGTTAATGGAGCCCTCTCCTTCAGCTTCAGTGGTAAAAGTTATTTTTGGGTGCATGCTACCCATTGCTTGGGCAAATGTGTTGACCTCACTGGTGTCACTTTccatgactaataaagtcatcaacatatcgtttataataAATTGTTTTATCTTTTgggtcctccccccatgaaccatggaccttgccgttggtggggaggcttgcgtgcctcagcgatacagatagccgtaccgtaggtgcaaccacaacggaggggtatctgttgagaggccagacaaacgtgtggttcctgaagaggggcagcagccttttcagtagttgcaagggcaacagtctggatgattgactgatctggccttgtaacaataaccaagacggccttgctgtgctggtactgcgaacggctgaaagcaaggggaaactacagccgtaatttttcccgagggcatgcagctttactgtatgattacatgatgatggcgtcctcttgggtaaaatattccggaggtaaaatagtcccccattcggatctccgggcggggactactcaagaggatgtcgttatcaggagaaagaaaaccggcgttctacggatcggagcgtggaatgtcagatcccttaatcgggcaggtaggttagaaaatttaaaaagggaaatggataggttgaagttagatatagtgggaattagtgaagttcggtggtaggaggaacaagacttctggtcaggtgactacagggttataaacacaaaatcagataggggtaatgcaggagtaggtttaataatgaataggaaaataggaatgcgggtaagctactacaaacagcatagtgaacgcattattgtggccaagatagatacgaagcccacacctactacagtagtacaagtttatatgccaactagctctgcagatgacgaagaaattgaagaaatgtatgatgaaataaaagaaattattcagattgtgaagggagacgaaaatttaatagtcatgggtgactggaattcgagtgtaggaaaagggagagaaggaaacatagtaggtgaatatggattgggggacagaaatgaaagaggaagccgcctggtagaattttgcacagagcacaacataatattaactaacacttggtttaagaatcatgaaagaaggttgtatacatggaagaaccctggagatactaaaaggtatcagatagattatataatggtaagacagagatttaggaaccaggttttaaattgtaagacatttccaggggcagatgtggactctgaccacaatctattggttatgacctgtagattaaaactgaagaagctgcaaaaaggtgggaatttaaggagatgggacctggataaactaaaagaaccggaggttgtacagagattcagggagagcataagggagcaattgacaggaatgggggaaacaaatacagtagaagaagaatgggtagctttgagggatgaagtagtgaaggcagcagaggatcaagtaggtaaaaagacgagggctagtagaaatccttgggtaacagaagaaatattgaatttaattgatgaaaggaggaaatataaaaatgcagtaagtgaaacaggcaaaaaggaatacaaacgtctcaaaaatgagatcgacaggaagtgcaaaatggctaagcagggatggctagaggacaaatgtaaggatgtagaggcctatctcactaggggtaagatagataccgcctacaggaaaattaaatagacctttggagataagagaacgacttgtatgaatatcaagagctcagatggaaacccagttctaagcaaagaagggaaagcagaaaggtggaaggagtatatagagggcctatacaagggcaatgtacttgaggacaatattatggaaatggaagaggatgtagatgaagatgaaatgggagatatgatactgcgtgaagagtttgacagagcactgaaagacctgagtcgaaacaaggcccccagagtagacaatattccattggaactactgacggccgtgggagagccagtcctgacaaaactctaccatctggtgagcaagatgtatgaaacaggcgaaataccctcagacttcaagaagaatataataattccaatcccaaagaaagcaggtgttgacagatgtgaaaattaccgaactatcagcttaataagtcacagctgcaaaatactaacacgaattctttacagacgaatggaaaaactggtagaggccaacctcggggaagatcagtttggattccgtagaaacattggaacacgtgaggcaatactgaccttacgacttatcttagaagaaagattaaggaaaggcaaacctacgtttctagcatttgtagacttagagaaagcttttgacaatgttgactggaatactctcttccaaattctaaaggtggcaggggtaaaatacagggagcgaaaggctatttacaatttgtacagaaaccagatggcagttataagagtcgagggacatgaaagggaagcagtggttgggaagggagtaagacagggttgtagcctctccccgatgttgttcaatctgtatattgagcaagcagtaaaggaaacaaaagaaaaattcggagtaggtattaaaattcatggagaagaaataaaaactttgaggttcgccgatgacattgtaatcctgtcagagacagcaaaggacttggaaaagcagttgaatggaatggacagtgtcttgaaaggaggatataagatgaacatcaacaaaagcaaaacaaggataatggaatgtagtctaattaagttgggtgatgctgagggaattagattaggaaatgaggcacttaaagtagtaaaggagttttgctatttggggagcaaaataactgatgatggtcgaagtagagaagatataaaatgtagtctggcaatggc
Coding sequences within:
- the LOC124788387 gene encoding piggyBac transposable element-derived protein 3-like, whose product is MDKEYLSVEKDWDFIMDIIENGDVSDVSLSGDEDDSVPLIERQAPQIVKRVGADKVGVNDVCRNTISEDDGDVVDAEMNFLCNENNRELNNLCDNIMVTPEESIKWKFKPLSTVAETYKAPKFEESVLCSPIQYFKRYIPDDLFTSMTAHTNIYAFQQGKSSFKQTTQELEALFGLHILTGALKFPRLQMYWDTSLKVNVFWENMSRYRFLELRTNLHLVNNLEKPPENELYKVRPVYTAIRNCCSELPIEENVCVDEGIIPFTGKFSPKQYVKGEEVHGE